One part of the Segnochrobactrum spirostomi genome encodes these proteins:
- a CDS encoding ABC transporter permease, whose amino-acid sequence MILVAALRRLATAVATLFGVAVVVFVLLRVVPGDPVAMMIAPGASPADIAALRARYGLDAPIFTQFWIWLGDLLHGDFGTSISLKLNVLDVLAERLPATLELAIAALVVALAIGGAIAIFGVILRRTLAESLLDAVDGFMLAIPDFVWALAFVLLLGVLWPVFPLSGRIDPTLTVAFATRFYLIESLVTGRFAVFADILSHMVMPTLALALPLAAIVARVLKQALAEAMVQDYVLLARLKGMSETRLVLQETLRNAVGPTLALTGVQFTFLIGGTVIVERIFAYPGIGNMAIDAVINRDLPLIQGLVLVFGALFILVNIAVDLGVAALNPRLRHG is encoded by the coding sequence ATGATCCTCGTCGCCGCCCTGAGACGCCTCGCCACCGCGGTCGCGACCCTGTTCGGGGTCGCGGTCGTGGTGTTCGTGCTGCTGCGGGTCGTGCCCGGCGATCCGGTGGCGATGATGATCGCCCCGGGTGCCTCGCCGGCCGACATCGCCGCGTTGCGCGCCCGCTACGGGCTCGACGCCCCGATCTTCACCCAGTTCTGGATCTGGCTCGGCGACCTCCTCCACGGCGATTTCGGCACCTCGATCTCGCTCAAGCTCAACGTGCTCGACGTGCTCGCCGAGCGGCTGCCGGCAACCCTCGAGCTCGCCATCGCCGCCCTCGTCGTCGCCCTCGCGATCGGCGGGGCGATCGCGATCTTCGGCGTGATCCTGCGCCGCACGCTCGCCGAAAGCCTGCTCGACGCCGTCGACGGCTTCATGCTCGCGATCCCCGATTTCGTCTGGGCGCTCGCCTTCGTGCTCCTGCTCGGGGTGCTGTGGCCGGTCTTCCCCCTGTCGGGCCGCATCGACCCGACGCTCACCGTCGCCTTCGCGACCCGCTTCTACCTGATCGAAAGCCTCGTCACCGGCCGCTTTGCCGTGTTCGCCGACATCCTTTCCCACATGGTGATGCCGACGCTCGCCCTCGCCTTGCCGCTCGCGGCGATCGTCGCGCGGGTGCTGAAGCAGGCGCTCGCCGAGGCGATGGTGCAGGATTATGTGCTGCTCGCCCGCCTCAAGGGCATGTCCGAGACGCGGCTCGTCCTTCAGGAGACGCTGCGCAACGCCGTCGGCCCGACGCTGGCGCTGACCGGCGTGCAGTTCACCTTCCTGATCGGCGGCACGGTCATCGTGGAACGCATCTTCGCCTATCCCGGCATCGGCAACATGGCGATCGACGCGGTGATCAACCGCGACCTGCCGCTCATCCAGGGGCTCGTGCTCGTGTTCGGCGCGCTCTTCATTCTCGTCAACATCGCGGTCGACCTCGGCGTCGCGGCCCTGAACCCGAGGCTGCGCCATGGCTGA
- a CDS encoding ABC transporter permease has translation MADALATGPAGLPAPTPAAAPARKARLWSALLRDPKVVLGGGFILALLLIAVFAPEIAPKDPLEQDLMSGTLPPAGFEGADPGFLLGTDDLGRDVLSRLIYGTRVALTVAFVAATLAALLGTLLGLAAGWYGRVVDGAISRLVDIWMAFPPVLLSILLVAVLGSGIHSVIAAIVIIDWTRFCRVVRSETQAQARLDYVVAARTVGFGRTAILFREILPNVLPVIVALVSLEMGIAVIVEAILSFVGLSVSSDTPTWGGMIASGRQIIYQAWWVLAAPLAALVLTVLAFNQLGDGLRRVLDPVMRR, from the coding sequence ATGGCTGACGCGCTCGCGACCGGCCCGGCCGGCCTCCCCGCCCCCACCCCTGCCGCCGCCCCCGCCCGCAAGGCGCGGCTGTGGTCCGCCTTGCTGCGCGACCCGAAGGTGGTTCTCGGCGGCGGCTTCATCCTGGCGCTCCTCCTCATCGCGGTGTTCGCGCCGGAGATCGCGCCGAAGGACCCGCTCGAGCAGGATCTGATGTCGGGGACCCTGCCGCCGGCCGGCTTCGAGGGGGCCGATCCGGGCTTCCTCCTCGGCACCGACGATCTCGGCCGCGACGTGCTCTCCCGCCTGATCTACGGCACCCGCGTCGCCCTCACCGTCGCCTTCGTCGCGGCGACGCTCGCCGCTCTCCTCGGCACCCTCCTCGGCCTCGCCGCCGGCTGGTACGGCCGCGTCGTGGACGGCGCGATCTCGCGCCTCGTCGACATCTGGATGGCGTTCCCGCCGGTGCTGCTGTCGATCCTGCTCGTCGCCGTGCTCGGCTCGGGCATCCATTCGGTGATCGCGGCGATCGTCATCATCGATTGGACGCGGTTCTGCCGGGTGGTGCGCTCGGAGACGCAGGCCCAGGCGCGGCTCGATTATGTGGTGGCCGCCCGCACCGTCGGCTTCGGCCGCACCGCAATCCTGTTCCGCGAGATCCTGCCGAACGTGCTGCCGGTCATCGTCGCCCTCGTCTCGCTCGAGATGGGCATCGCCGTCATCGTCGAGGCGATCCTCTCCTTCGTCGGGCTCTCGGTATCGTCGGACACGCCGACCTGGGGCGGCATGATCGCGTCGGGGCGGCAGATCATCTATCAGGCGTGGTGGGTGCTCGCCGCGCCGCTCGCCGCCCTCGTCCTCACCGTGCTCGCTTTCAACCAGCTCGGCGACGGGCTCCGGCGCGTGCTCGACCCGGTGATGCGGCGATGA
- a CDS encoding ATP-binding cassette domain-containing protein produces MAEPVRLAADTAPAAAPAPARDLLVARDLVVAYGGGRSLLGGTKAAVPVLHGVGLSIGRGETVGIVGESGSGKTTLGRALLGLVAPREGSIRFDGTEIVGLDEGAMRPLRRRMQMIFQDPMSSLNPRHSIRTILTGPLRLHGLAADAREAARKAEAVLDRVGLPRAVLDRNPHELSGGQRQRVGIARAVVMEPDFVLADEIVSGLDVSTQAQVLNLLGDLCREMGLALAFISHDLSVIRAVCQRVTVLRGGRVVEEGPCEAVFANPQAAYTRLLLDAIPLPEIDPDWLDRVPPDES; encoded by the coding sequence ATGGCTGAGCCGGTTCGTCTCGCCGCCGACACCGCTCCCGCCGCTGCCCCCGCGCCGGCGCGCGATCTCCTCGTCGCCCGCGACCTCGTCGTCGCCTATGGCGGCGGCCGCAGCCTCCTCGGCGGCACCAAGGCCGCCGTTCCGGTACTCCACGGCGTCGGGCTCTCGATCGGCCGCGGCGAGACCGTCGGCATCGTCGGCGAATCCGGATCGGGCAAGACCACCCTCGGCCGCGCCCTGCTCGGCCTCGTCGCGCCGCGCGAGGGCTCGATCCGTTTCGACGGCACCGAGATCGTCGGCCTCGACGAGGGCGCCATGCGCCCGCTCCGGCGGCGCATGCAGATGATCTTCCAGGACCCGATGTCGTCGCTCAATCCGCGGCACTCGATCCGCACCATCCTGACCGGGCCACTGCGCCTGCACGGGCTCGCCGCGGATGCCCGCGAGGCCGCGCGCAAGGCCGAGGCGGTGCTCGACCGCGTCGGCCTGCCCCGTGCCGTACTCGACCGCAATCCGCACGAACTCTCGGGTGGACAGCGTCAGCGCGTCGGCATCGCCCGGGCGGTGGTGATGGAGCCGGATTTCGTCCTCGCCGACGAGATCGTCTCGGGGCTCGACGTCTCGACCCAGGCGCAGGTTCTGAACCTGCTCGGCGATCTTTGCCGCGAGATGGGCCTGGCGCTCGCCTTCATCAGCCACGATCTGTCGGTGATCCGCGCGGTGTGCCAGCGCGTCACCGTGCTGCGCGGCGGCCGGGTCGTCGAGGAAGGCCCGTGCGAGGCGGTGTTCGCGAACCCACAGGCCGCC